A genomic segment from Lutzomyia longipalpis isolate SR_M1_2022 chromosome 3, ASM2433408v1 encodes:
- the LOC129793572 gene encoding phospholipid scramblase 1 isoform X2, which produces MSSPPRAPNCPPGLEYLTQIDQLLVHQKVELLEAFTGFETNNKFTIKNSMGQKVYWAAEDTDCCTRNCCGPMRPFDMKILDIYKNQVMHLYRPLRCQSCCFPCCLQTMEISAPPGNIIGTIEQEWSIFTPQFSLKDQTGETVLRIEGPFCTFSICGDVEFKVLTLDGQQVGKISKQWSGLAREMFTDADHFGINFPMDLDVRMKAVLVGACFLIDIMFFEKSGNREQDRPGMF; this is translated from the exons ATGAGTTCACCGCCACGAGCCCCCAATTGCCCCCCTGGTTTGGAATATCTTACACAAATTGACCAGTTGCTGGTGCACCAAAAGGTGGAGCTTCTGGAGGCTTTTACGGGTTTTGAGACCAACAATAAGTTCACAATAAAGAACAGCATGGGCCAGAAGGTCTATTGGGCGGCTGAGGATACTGATTGCTGCACACGCAACTGCTGTGGCCCCATGCGCCCATTTGACATGAAAATCCTCGATATTTACAAGAATCAAGTGATGCATCTCTATCGTCCATTGCGCTGTCAATCCTGCTGCTTCCCGTGTTGCCTTCAAACCATGGAAATCTCTGCTCCACCGGGGAATATTATTGGGACAATTGAGCAGGAATGGTCCATCTTTACGCCCCAATTCAGCTTGAAAGATCAAACTGGGGAGACAGTATTGCGCATTGAGGGTCCCTTCTGTACATTCAGCATTTGCGGGGATGTGGAGTTCAAAGTGTTGACCCTCGATGGGCAACAAGTTGGGAAGATTAGCAAGCAGTGGTCGGGCCTGGCGCGTGAGATGTTCACTGATGCCGATCATTTTGGCATTAACTTCCCAATGGATCTCGATGTGCGCATGAAAGCCGTCCTTGTTGGTGCCTGTTTCCTCATT GATATTATGTTCTTTGAGAAGAGCGGCAACCGTGAGCAGGACCGTCCTGGAATGTTTTAA
- the LOC129793574 gene encoding N-alpha-acetyltransferase 35, NatC auxiliary subunit homolog yields the protein MSENQREIDEKTEEEVREAFPDEGRDHPGQPGDFEVNPSEEAGQQGEAGTEIEKATPTYEWKEITKEFFVAIKDLQMGELMHHELFGLFEAMSAIEMMDPKMDAGMSCKKEKPLRFHTAVSNGQLKLDNLEFSELIGVFDSIYACLVSWLEGHSLAQTLFTCLYMHFPHAIEEKSLKAFCISIYKLTDYIRKIITHASVFEEEDFQPSTFAYTLYPDVSDTKACAMLKEAEEELQRKAKANPENAEIIQFVICRLKFARILLQIFVNLWRMKSTPLSEVEMNDVARQLSSLSDIIPAMRKSIERGTQPDANSDAPNPMGFSPMVNQRLLPPTFPRYTKIKDRHESVTFLEELIQRLRLACKVTNCTHFYTALNFFMDFSKKSGHCLLSRSMLRFIYLNLFSMNSFTDYLKESAKVFIAPPVLMSRNALSSNAQARECVESFFNYTPNMNTMYVFLQICGYNRARQRDKLARLLEEFSKLQQEAQRLDTYLYMQDSKSETTSQYLACFGTWILYQCLRAMELYLLSGLELELYSVHEYLYIFWYLYEFLFGWIVSSLTRAESFLLDQDCIVDQSKQASNSKSRKAKSKKKKAKPYFREILYNQALQNVCGGFYKGLTGFVKDGRIQQPAAIFDNEKIRFDHRFAPFACLKTPPMVPYFEFRLMRSHLLKLSSAELYLAAAKHFHQGRTILESIPNPDAEMLEILHVTKVNYVVMNLLANGHKKDSKVQPEFDFSHHRYFPVIKQL from the exons ATGAGTGAGAATCAGAG AGAAATCGATGAGAAAACTGAAGAAGAGGTTAGGGAGGCATTCCCAGACGAAGGTAGGGATCATCCCGGGCAGCCGGGGGATTTTGAAGTGAATCCCAGCGAGGAGGCTGGACAACAGGGTGAAGCAGGAACTGAGATTGAGAAAGCAACACCCACGTATGAGTGGAAGGAGATaaccaaagaatttttcgTGGCCATCAAAGATCTGCAAATGGGTGAATTGATGCATCATGAGCTGTTTGGGCTCTTCGAAGCCATGTCTGCCATTGAGATGATGGACCCAAAGATGGATGCTGGGATGTCGTGCAAGAAGGAGAAGCCACTGCGCTTCCACACGGCAGTCAGT aatGGGCAGCTAAAGTTGGataatttggaattttccGAACTAATTGGAGTCTTTGATTCCATCTACGCATGCCTCGTGAGCTGGCTCGAGGGGCATTCACTGGCACAGACACTCTTCACCTGCCTCTACATGCACTTCCCGCATGCAATTGAGGAGAAGAGTCTCAAGGCTTTCTGCATCTCCATCTACAAGCTAACTGACTACATCCGGAAGATTATCACGCA TGCTTCCGTTTTTGAGGAAGAAGACTTCCAACCGAGTACCTTTGCCTACACCCTGTATCCCGATGTGTCAGACACAAAGGCATGTGCAATGCTCAAGGAAGCCGAAGAGGAACTCCAGAGGAAGGCAAAAGCAAATCCGGAGAATGccgaaattattcaatttgtaATTTGCCGACTGAAATTTGCCCGAATCCTGCTGCAGATCTTTGTGAATTTGTGGCGCATGAAGAGTACCCCGCTGTCGGAGGTTGAGATGAATGATGTTGCAAGGCAGCTAAGTAGCCTTTCGGACATAATTCCAGCCATGAGGAAGAGTATTGAGCGTGGAACGCAGCCGGATGCGAATT CTGATGCCCCTAATCCCATGGGCTTCTCCCCAATGGTGAATCAGAGACTCCTTCCGCCAACCTTTCCGAGGTACACAAAGATCAAAGATCGCCATGAGAGTGTGACCTTCCTGGAGGAGCTCATCCAGCGCCTCAGGCTCGCATGCAAAGTCACAAATTGCACACATTTCTACACAGCTCtg AACTTCTTCATGGATTTCAGCAAAAAGTCCGGACATTGCCTCCTCTCGCGGAGCATGCTGCGATTCATCTATTTGAATCTCTTCAGCATGAATTCCTTCACGGATTACCTGAAGGAATCAGCGAAGGTCTTCATTGCCCCACCAGTGCTCATGTCACGCAATGCTCTATCCAGCAATGCCCAGGCACGTGAATGCGTTGAATCCTTCTTCAATTACACCCCCAACATGAACACCATGTACGTCTTCCTTCAAATTTGTGGCTACAATCGTGCCCGGCAGCGTGACAAGCTTGCCCGGCTTCTGGAGGAATTCTCAAAGCTCCAACAGGAAGCTCAGCGCCTGGACACGTATCTTTACATGCAGGACTCAAAGTCCGAGACAACATCGCAGTACTTGGCTTGCTTCGGCACGTGGATCCTCTATCAGTGCTTGCGTGCAATGGAGCTGTATTTGCTCTCTGGACTGGAATTGGAGCTCTACAGTGTTCATGAGTATCTCTATATCTTTTGGTATCTCTATGAGTTCCTCTTTGGATGGATTGTCTCCTCCCTCACGCGAGCTGAATCCTTCCTCCTGGATCAGGACTGTATTGTTGATCAG TCAAAACAAGCCAGCAATTCAAAATCCCGCAAAGCCaaatcaaagaagaagaaggcaaAGCCCTACTTCCGGGAAATCTTGTACAATCAAGCCCTGCAGAATGTCTGCGGGGGCTTCTACAAGGGTCTCACGGGATTCGTGaaagatggccgtattcagcAGCCAGCTGCTATATTTGACAATGAAAAAATTCGCTTTGATCATCGTTTTGCCCCATTTGCATGCCTCAAGACACCCCCAATGGTGCCCTATTTTGAATTTCGTCTCATGCGTTCGCACCTCCTGAAGCTCTCATCAGCTGAACTGTATCTCGCTGCAGCAAAGCACTTTCATCAGGGACGCACAATCCTCGAATCCATCCCAAATCCAGATGCGGAAATGCTGGAGATTCTTCATGTGACAAAGGTGAATTATGTCGTGATGAATCTCCTAGCCAATGGGCACAAGAAGGATTCAAAGGTACAGCcggaatttgatttttcccaCCACAGATATTTTCCCGTAATTAAGCAGCTGTGA
- the LOC129793575 gene encoding 28S ribosomal protein S22, mitochondrial yields the protein MFSFREFTKIPNFSHKFTKNILISSLKCSTSTKGAPYLSYDRDPAPHFFSAKVQKLLKSLTRLDLDKVYRKRTVPENVVEYKFMTTEQVQKEIEEGLRKAQRMLQMPPVVAVKEPECKTLSQDPALSHYCESDMIFTDITYGLSDFERKIVIRKVDGTLETAPQEIRKRLNQIYFPHEGRKIRTPKMFEPEYLRKCLDDHKYEFILDRLTIQYEPYERDFHDISSQTYLHLNESREFQQLRSTRHFGPMAFFLAWHRITDNLLFDTIKRDYLLNGVELIELQCHLNGSSLPAETLFTQLRDLTAHAERKLTHFSPSGSPEDTVRQEIESKLGKSEEDLQVDRVCLEILKDFVKNHSQKKAQLELALQTHEESNEEKRRILEGLKSAHGVN from the exons atgttttcttttcgCGAGTTCACGAAAATTCCCAATTTCTCgcataaattcacaaagaacATCCTCATAAGTTCCCTGAAATGTAGCACAAGCACCAAGGGAGCCCCCTACCTAAGCTATG ATCGAGATCCAGCTCCGCATTTTTTTAGTGCAAAAGTCCAGAAACTCCTGAAATCCCTGACACGACTGGACCTGGATAAGGTTTATAGGAAGCGAACAGTGCCTGAGAATGTGGTTGAATACAAATTCATGACGACAGAGCAGGTGCAGAAGGAAATTGAGGAAGGCCTCCGGAAAGCACAGCGAATGCTCCAAATGCCCCCAGTTGTGGCTGTCAAGGAGCCCGAGTGCAAGACACTATCGCAGGATCCTGCCTTGTCGCACTACTGTGAATCTGATATGATTTTCACGGACATTACTTACGGGTTGAGTGATTTTGAGCGAAAAATCGTCATCCGGAAGGTCGATGGGACACTCGAGACGGCTCCACAGGAGATCCGGAAGCGTCTCAATCAGATCTACTTCCCACACGAAGGACGGAAGATCCGTACACCGAAAATGTTTGAGCCAGAATACCTCCGGAAGTGCCTGGATGATCACAAATATGAATTTATCCTGGACAGATTGACCATCCAGTATGAACCGTATGAGAGGGACTTTCACGACATCTCCAGTCAGACATATTTGCATTTGAATGAATCCCGTGAGTTCCAGCAACTTCGATCAACGAGACATTTTGGCCCAATGGCTTTCTTTCTCGCCTGGCATCGGATTACGGACAATCTCCTCTTTGACACCATCAAGAGGGATTACCTGCTCAATGGAGTGGAGCTGATTGAGCTTCAATGCCATCTCAATGGATCCTCCCTCCCTGCAGAGACACTCTTCACACAATTACGAGATCTTACAGCTCATGCTGAGAGAAAACTCACCCACTTCTCGCCATCAGGATCTCCGGAAGACACCGTCAGGCAGGAAATTGAAAGTAAGCTGGGAAAATCCGAGGAAGATCTGCAAGTGGATCGTGTTTGTCTGGAAATCCTCAAGGATTTCGTCAAGAATCATTCGCAGAAGAAAGCCCAGCTGGAATTAGCCCTGCAGACGCATGAGGAAAGCAATGAGGAGAAGAGGCGCATCCTTGAGGGTCTCAAATCAGCCCATGGGGTTAATTAG
- the LOC129792338 gene encoding centrosomal protein cep290, whose protein sequence is MEVNWKQILAVSPEKIDDEDRKDEIFEELIRIQDYEKFDGKTYRKFFRLCQHLLRYKGEQVTSLLAELDALATKEAEREIIGTPEYKSLEAENVKLRKQVERLEFSNVQAKGKIKELSEEVLSMQKKYQDSHFGSEREDSPDALSDLDRQQELLNNISAKNKHIKRLLKDIETLEAESGGFRRQIQELRDALEEATSSLAAVTDKYAEAKYKIHEQNEHIEALGVKVRDLEETIEGMQKEMEDRDNEIDSFGRKLEERAYAWKNLLEEKDSELENLKGKYEELLEKHPGYNIDAERKEMRRLQQELQEKSEKIFQLEGELEDLRQSQSRDVPDKSARSGDSKPGGCCEETQILLDQAKEKISEMEFAMISLEEDNVLKAKQALEAIEALRQYESGTDGLAQALIKIATLERKIKSRDKQICALVAELNTLQNLASENAVLRKKLGLAEDEFISTTSIHAKQRKLEKLCERLQLKLRASEEMRLQLKLEKNDLKRRLSSHTRNAEDLPADTKICEKCLKTFTPDDSLCTTCSRSDPQKDDEGSGKKKLKQLEENYRIVVEENENLRVGMHEILHKLRDYDASSDHITIDTTTLEKLLHALDARSVSGWYHPAMRMQNELLVVKERELALKERVRVSEKQTSTQTLQEDSKKLPGTNVATQTDVLEDKSTSFDTLFGHIAEKTKELDDFREKCSAITSELQQKILEIDSLKQQGEELKQLREILSLSEDERDRNLLKKSEEYSKLNGEIQENRRKLEFLMVDYENAAEELKHERRDRILLIAEMEKELVGRRTRIRDLEEEISSLRREISHHVPENEHKKLLNALQTSQSKLAQISTGILQNLPSLDKQKLLQEDTEVLKDFAVVDSNLTVDFMTRQEFLDMKYEARRAKDELTRLQSEKKHLEEVLKVTQQQISSQHDLLTHYSDEEISLRHLVVDLQCSGSEKQLLARSAREIESLKESDLKQKKQIENLTAKLKDVEEKLLEAEGKLAGTKQEASRSRKNDLLKIQYLTQSLQMLRVSYCKFTPLFLIVDFIEILGKAVQLQKSLQDDETIKEAKFQEENLDNCLRKVRESLKNDGIEDKIALVRYQTQSEDFQKQLSASQKLQENLQQELIEMKVKNAENAQHWNTLELLLKANGQKEGKKISSREMEVQCSPEMATKATNTEKELIQKPPEEPHEVLQKTSAEKQQEKLVDSNRMSETEMMASNKCLESQLKQAMSLASTRSALLLETESRLAEAQGRIKAFEKTLEEKEKLLREERDKNVTNGEKSSRKDDNILSITIASLQNLLLEKDTTLSRYQELLKTERNEHSKSTSEYQKEIHALREEINQQTRKLKESEATVADLEGRIREMSVEKVKIDSPEVSPEHEKLFLDDRYLLDEMFLDEKRVLLANGAKEHIENLEKKLLDNDEEIRRLQLQLREVSKREAMWEKSLTEKDREIAALNERFNADLHDISDTIASRREIEQLREMLEEKDRHINDLTDTLTHFHDDQQKFMSDATLHSADQLAQLSAELSRAEATNKVLNTQIEALKRQITNLSQREKQAREMVKTLKNQLIRRPVISIKNERITSREENLQRRVEQLQTELLTTKEDLRKQTNLAESRKAKSASDLNLWEKQKRWQGVAEKQKLKLAEKESELEKLKLNFNTAKATISRLEREKQVLETRLRGGSRFCHTSSCPHSHGGKYTPAESPESDDEYNEGAIKGVTGMSTVPRAIQDALEGGQEIVEALKARIESQQRRIVAMELEGKGSSAVAVEVEKLQERLSKLEAQNLRLEAKNLQLQLDNDMQRQGDDGERQKRRMKHMEDYILVLKNELTQATAKGSLPSTSQPLSDSHQTILALRRIVERLKVENKTLRESKIPGKEGISKEAYEKLRTEYEKIQTLHTEALARVASLEVELDLHAKTSTEAAAAGKTSPEHSSDDIATIKEKLRHRTELLEKAKLLLTRAAAKEKNLREQIIFWKRKCSELQNVPFIEETSE, encoded by the exons ATGGAGGTGAATTGGAAGCAAATCCTCGCGGTGAGTCCTGAAAAAATTGACGATGAAGACAGAAAGGATGAAATTTTCGAAGAGCTAATCCGCATCCAAGATTACGAGAAGTTCGATGGGAAAACCTACAGGAAATTCTTCCGCCTGTGCCAGCACCTACTACGCTACAAAGGGGAACAGGTGACGTCCCTGCTGGCTGAGCTGGATGCCTTGGCAACGAAGGAAGCTGAACGGGAGATCATTGGGACGCCTGAATATAAATCCCTCGAAGCTGAAAATGTGAAACTCCGGAAGCAAGTTGAACGCCTAGAATTCTCCAATGTGCAGGCTAAAGGGAAGATCAAGGAGCTCTCTGAGGAAGTCCTGAGTATGCAGAAAAAGTACCAAGATAGTCATTTTGGGAGTGAGAGAGAAGACTCCCCGGATGCCCTGTCGGATCTCGATAGGCAGCAGGAACTCCTCAATAATATCAGTGCGAAGAATAAGCACATTAAGCGCCTACTGAAGGACATTGAGACCCTTGAGGCGGAATCTGGGGGGTTCAGGAGGCAAATCCAGGAGCTGCGGGATGCCCTGGAGGAAGCCACATCCAGCCTGGCCGCCGTGACAGATAAATATGCTGAGGCAAAGTACAAAATCCACGAGCAGAATGAACACATTGAAGCTCTTGGGGTGAAGGTTCGTGATCTGGAGGAAACCATTGAAGGGATGCAGAAGGAAATGGAAGATCGTGACAATGAGATTGATTCCTTTGGACGGAAGCTCGAGGAACGTGCCTATGCGTGGAAAAATCTCCTCGAAGAGAAAGACAGTGAACTCGAGAACCTCAAGGGGAAGTACGAGGAACTCCTGGAGAAGCATCCTGGATACAATATTGATGCAGAACGGAAGGAAATGCGTCGCCTGCAGCAGGAATTGCAGgagaagagtgaaaaaattttccagcttGAGGGAGAATTGGAGGATCTACGTCAAAGCCAATCCAGAGATGTTCCGGACAAATCAGCACGGAGTGGTGACAGCAAACCTGGGGGATGCTGCGAAGAGACACAAATCCTCCTCGATCAGGCTAAAGAGAAAATCTCCGAGATGGAATTTGCAATGATTTCCCTCGAAGAGGACAACGTGCTCAAAGCAAAACAAGCCCTGGAAGCAATTGAGGCGCTAAGGCAGTATGAATCCGGAACAGATGGGCTAGCACAGGCACTCATCAAGATTGCCACACTCGAGAGGAAGATCAAGTCACGCGATAAGCAAATCTGTGCCCTCGTGGCGGAGCTGAATACCCTCCAGAATTTAGCCTCTGAGAATGCAGTGCTGCGGAAGAAGCTGGGCCTGGCTGAAGATGAATTCATCTCCACAACATCCATTCATGCAAAGCAGAGGAAGCTGGAGAAGCTCTGTGAACGACTTCAGCTGAAACTGAGAGCTTCCGAGGAGATGCGCCTGCAGCTGAAGCTGGAGAAGAATGACCTGAAGCGTCGCCTCAGTTCCCATACCCGGAATGCAGAAGACCTTCCGGCAGATACGAAAATCTGTGAGAAATGCCTGAAAACCTTCACCCCGGATGACTCACTGTGCACAACATGCTCCCGGAGTGATCCCCAGAAAGATGACGAAGGCAGTGGGAAGAAGAAGCTGAAGCAGCTGGAGGAGAACTATCGGATTGTTGTGGAAGAGAATGAGAATCTTCGTGTGGGAATGCATGAGATTCTCCACAAACTGCGTGACTACGATGCCTCATCTGACCACATTACCATCGACACAACAACCCTGGAGAAACTCCTACATGCCCTGGATGCTAGAAGTGTCAGCGGGTGGTATCATCCAGCTATGAGGATGCAGAATGAACTCCTTGTGGTTAAGGAGAGAGAACTCGCTCTCAAAGAACGCGTGAGGGTGTCTGAGAAGCAAACCAGCACTCAAACACTCCAGGAAGATTCAAAGAAGCTTCCAGGAACCAACGTAGCCACCCAAACGGATGTCCTGGAAGACAAATCAACCAGCTTTGACACCCTCTTTGGGCACATTGCAGAAAAGACGAAAGAACTCGATGACTTCCGGGAGAAATGTTCAGCTATTACCTCTGAACTGCAGCAAAAAATCCTCGAAATTGATTCCCTGAAGCAACAAGGGGAGGAATTGAAGCAACTCCGTGAAATTCTCAGTCTCTCTGAAGATGAGAGAGATAGGAATTTGCTGAAGAAGAGCGAAGAGTACTCAAAGCTTAATGGAGAGATTCAGGAGAATCGCCGGAAGTTGGAATTTCTCATGGTTGACTATGAGAATGCAGCTGAAGAGCTGAAACACGAACGTCGTGATCGGATTCTCCTGATTGCCGAAATGGAGAAGGAGCTTGTTGGGCGAAGAACACGAATACGTGATCTTGAGGAGGAAATCTCATCCCTGCGCCGAGAGATTTCCCACCATGTTCCGGAAAATGAGCACAAAAAACTCCTGAATGCCCTGCAAACGTCTCAAAGTAAATTAGCCCAAATCTCCACGGGAATTCTGCAAAATCTTCCATCTCTGGACAAGCAGAAGCTCCTCCAGGAAGACACAGAAGTTCTCAAGGACTTTGCTGTTGTGGATAGCAATCTCACAGTTGACTTTATGACACGTCAGGAATTCCTGGATATGAAATACGAAGCCCGGAGGGCAAAGGATGAGCTGACCAGGCTACAGAGTGAGAAGAAACATCTTGAGGAAGTTCTGAAGGTTACCCAGCAACAAATTTCATCCCAACACGACCTCCTGACTCATTACTCCGACGAAGAAATCTCCCTGAGGCATCTTGTCGTTGACCTTCAGTGCTCAGGAAGTGAGAAGCAATTGCTGGCCAGGAGTGCGAGAGAAATTGAGAGTCTCAAAGAATCGGATTTGAAGCAAAAGAAGCAAATTGAGAATCTCACGGCAAAGCTCAAGGATGTCGAGGAAAAACTCCTAGAAGCTGAAGGAAAACTCGCTGGCACCAAACAAGAAGCATCCAGGAGCAGGAAAAATGATCTCCTGAAGATTCAATACCTCACACAGAGTCTCCAAATGCTTCGAGTGTCCTACTGCAAATTCACCCCACTCTTCCTCATTGTGGACTTCATTGAGATCCTGGGAAAGGCAGTGCAGCTACAAAAATCCCTCCAGGATGATGAGACAATCAAGGAGGCGAAATTCCAGGAAGAAAACCTGGACAACTGCCTCCGGAAAGTGAGAGAATCCCTTAAAAATGACGGGATTGAGGATAAAATTGCTCTTGTGCGGTATCAAACACAATCTGAGGACTTCCAGAAGCAACTCTCTGCCTCCCAGAAGCTCCAGGAAAATCTCCAGCAAGAACTGATAGAGATGAAGGTGAAAAATGCCGAGAATGCCCAGCATTGGAACACTCTGGAGCTTCTTCTAAAAGCCAATGGCCAGAAGgaagggaagaaaatttcttctcgtGAGATGGAAGTTCAATGTAGTCCGGAAATGGCCACAAAAGCCACAAATACAGAGAAGGAATTAATACAGAAGCCTCCAGAGGAGCCACATGAGGTTCTCCAGAAGACTTCCGCTGAGAAGCAGCAAGAGAAGCTCGTGGATAGCAATAGAATGTCCGAGACAGAGATGATGGCATCCAATAAATGCCTGGAATCTCAGCTTAAACAAGCCATGAGTTTAGCTTCAACCCGAAGTGCTCTGCTGCTGGAGACTGAGAGTCGTCTTGCGGAAGCTCAGGGACGAATAAAGGCCTTTGAGAAGACACTGGAGGAGAAGGAGAAGCTCCTGCGGGAAGAGCGCGACAAGAATGTAACGAATGGGGAAAAATCCAGCCGGAAGGATGACAATATTCTCAGCATAACCATTGCTTCCCTGCAGAATCTCCTCCTGGAAAAGGATACCACCCTCTCACGTTACCAGGAATTGCTGAAAACCGAAAGGAATGAACACAGCAAATCCACAAGTGAGTACCAGAAGGAAATCCACGCGCTCCGGGAGGAGATTAACCAGCAAACGCGGAAGTTGAAGGAATCAGAAGCAACTGTGGCGGATCTTGAGGGACGAATTCGCGAAATGAGTGTggaaaaagtcaaaattgACTCTCCGGAAGTTTCTCCTGAGCATGAGAAACTCTTCCTGGATGATCGATATTTGCTTGATGAAATGTTTCTCGATGAGAAGCGTGTCCTGCTGGCCAATGGGGCCAAGGAACACATTGAGAATCTCGAGAAGAAACTCCTGGACAACGATGAGGAGATCCGAAGGCTTCAGCTGCAGCTGCGTGAAGTTAGCAAGAGGGAAGCAATGTGGGAGAAGAGTCTCACGGAAAAGGATAGAGAGATTGCAGCACTCAATGAGAGATTCAATGCGGATTTGCATGATATTTCCGACACAATTGCCAGCCGGAGGGAGATTGAGCAACTCCGGGAGATGCTGGAGGAAAAGGATCGTCACATTAATGATCTCACAGACACCCTGACTCACTTCCAC gATGATCAGCAAAAGTTCATGAGTGATGCCACCCTCCATTCTGCTGACCAATTAGCCCAACTTAGTGCTGAACTTAGTCGAGCAGAAGCAACCAATAAAGTCCTGAACACACAAATTGAAGCCCTTAAGCGTCAAATCACTAATCTCAGTCAGAGGGAGAAGCAAGCTCGGGAAATGGTCAAGACACTCAAAAATCAACTAATCCGTCGTCCTGTAATCTCCATCAAGAATGAGAGGATCACATCCAGAGAGGAGAATCTCCAGCGGCGTGTGGAGCAG CTTCAAACCGAACTCCTGACCACGAAGGAAGATCTCCGGAAGCAGACAAATTTAGCTGAGAGTCGCAAAGCAAAGAGTGCATCGGATTTAAATCTCTGGGAGAAGCAGAAACGCTGGCAGGGTGTCGCGGAGAAGCAAAAACTGAAGCTGGCTGAGAAGGAATCCGAGCTAGAGAAGCTCAAACTCAATTTCAACACAGCAAAGGCAACAATTTCACGTCTTGAGCGTGAGAAGCAAGTGCTGGAGACTCGCCTCAGGGGTGGAAGTCGCTTCTGTCACACCTCATCGTGTCCACATTCCCACGGGGGGAAATACACACCAGCTGAGAGCCCGGAAAGTGACGATGAGTACAATGAGGGGGCCATTAAGGGTGTTACAGGAATGTCTACCGTTCCACGGGCAATCCAAGATGCCCTGGAAGGTGGTCAGGAGATTGTGGAAGCACTCAAGGCACGAATTGAATCACAACAGAGGCGAATCGTGGCCATGGAGTTGGAAGGAAAAGGTTCCAGTGCTGTGGCAGTGGAAGTTGAGAAACTCCAGGAGAGACTCTCAAAGCTTGAAGCTCAAAATCTCCGTTTGGAAGCAAAGAATCTCCAACTACAGCTAGACAATGACATGCAACGGCAGGGAGATGATGGGGAGCGTCAGAAGAGACGAATGAAGCACATGGAGGACTATATTCTTGTGCTAAAGAATGAACTAACCCAGGCAACGGCTAAAGGAAGTCTTCCAAGCACAAGTCAACCCCTCTCGGATTCCCATCAGACTATCCTGGCCCTCAGGCGCATCGTGGAGCGTCTGAAggttgaaaataaaactctCCGTGAGAGCAAAATACCCGGAAAGGAGGGAATCTCAAAGGAAGCCTATGAAAAACTTCGTACAGAGTACGAGAAAATTCAGACACTTCACACCGAAGCTCTGGCCAGGGTTGCATCACTCGAAGTTGAGCTAGATCTACATGCAAAGACAAGCACagaagcagcagcagctgGGAAAACATCTCCGGAACATTCTTCCGACGATATAGCTacaattaaggaaaaattacgCCACAGAACGGAACTTCTGGAGAAGGCTAAACTTCTCCTGACCAGAGCAGCTGCCAAGGAGAAAAATCTCCGGGAACAGATCATCTTCTGGAAGCGGAAGTGTTCAGAACTTCAAAATGTTCCCTTCATTGAGGAGACTAgcgagtaa
- the LOC129793578 gene encoding charged multivesicular body protein 5: protein MNRLFGKAKPKEPLPSINDCIAGVDTRAESVEQKITKLDTELRKYKEQMAKMREGPAKNAVKAKAMRVLKQKKMYESQAENLRNQSFNMEQANYAHQTLKDTHATVAAMKDGVKSMKKEFKKINIDQIEDIQDEMADMLEQSDEVQEALGRTYGMPEIDDDELAAELEALGDDIALDDDSSYLDDVVKAPEAPDKEPGADSVVKNKDGIPVDEFGLPMIPASMKTT, encoded by the exons ATGAATCGTCTCTTTGGAAAAGCAAAACCGAAGGAGCCACTGCCCAGCATCAATGATTGCATCGCAGGA GTTGACACACGGGCGGAGTCTGTGGAGCAGAAGATCACCAAGTTGGACACGGAGCTGCGGAAGTACAAGGAGCAGATGGCCAAGATGCGTGAAGGCCCCGCTAAGAATGCTGTCAAGGCGAAGGCAATGCGTGTGCTGAAGCAGAAGAAGATGTACGAGAGTCAGGCAGAGAATCTCCGGAATCAATCCTTCAACATGGAGCAGGCCAACTATGCTCATCAGACGCTCAAGGACACGCACGCCACGGTGGCAGCGATGAAGGATGGCGTGAAGAGTATGAAGAAGGAATTCAAGAAGATTAACATCGATCAAATTGAGGACATTCAGGATGAGATGGCGGATATGCTGGAGCAATCGGATGAGGTGCAGGAGGCACTGGGACGTACGTATGGAATGCCGGAGATTGATGATGACGAATTGGCGGCAGAATTGGAGGCCTTGGGTGATGATATTGCCTTGGATGACGACAGCAGCTACTTGGATGATGTCGTGAAGGCCCCAGAGGCTCCGGACAAGGAGCCAGGAGCTGATAGTGTGGTGAAGAATAAGGATGGTATCCCTGTTGATGAATTTGGGCTCCCAATGATTCCTGCCTCCATGAAAACCACGTAA